One genomic region from Lynx canadensis isolate LIC74 chromosome E1, mLynCan4.pri.v2, whole genome shotgun sequence encodes:
- the HIC1 gene encoding LOW QUALITY PROTEIN: hypermethylated in cancer 1 protein (The sequence of the model RefSeq protein was modified relative to this genomic sequence to represent the inferred CDS: inserted 6 bases in 5 codons; deleted 1 base in 1 codon), with the protein MTFPEADIFLKSGECAGQTMLDTMEAPGHSRQLLLQLNNQRTKGFLCDVIIVVQNALFRAHKNVLAASSAYLKSLVVHDNLLNLDHDMVSPAVFRLVLDFIYTGRLADGAEAAAAAAVAPGAEPSLGAVLAAASYLQIPDLVALCXKRLKRHGKYCHLRGGGGGGGGYAPYGRPXRGLRAATPVIQACYSSPAGLRLHPPSDPPFVPMPALNTHCLILTPLFPCPSSLSSLLISSSPLSSSFLPKSPPGSAPPERPPGERELPPAPRQSSQRRPPAYKEPPLALPPLPPLPFQKLEEAVPPPDPFRGAAAARDPSPRPPRRTQPSYRWMKHEPGLGSYGDELGRERGSPSERCEERGXDPAASPGVPPLGLAPPRYQAALDGPGAGGDGDDYKSSSEETGSSEDPSPPGGHLEGYPCPHLAYGEPESFGDNLYVCIPCGKGFPSSEQLNAHVEAHVEEEEALYGRAEAAEVAAGAAGLGPPFGGSGDKVAGAPGGLGELLRPYRCASCDKSYKDPATLRQHEKTHWLTRPYPCTICGKKFTQRGTMTRHMRSHLGLKPFACDACGMRFTRQYRLTEHMRIHSGEKPYECQVCGGKFAQQRNLISHMKMHAVGGAAGAAGALAGLGGLPGVPGPDGKGKLDFPEGVFAVARLTAEQLSLKXQDKAAAAELLAQTTHFLHDPKVALESLYPXAKFTAELGLSPDKAAEVLSQGAHLAAGPDGRTIDRFSPT; encoded by the exons ATGACTTTTCCTGAAGCGGACATTTTCCTCAAATCGG GAGAGTGTGCTGGGCAGACGATGCTGGACACGATGGAGGCGCCGGGCCACTCGAGGCAGCTGCTGCTGCAGCTCAACAACCAGCGCACCAAGGGCTTCTTGTGCGACGTGATCATCGTGGTGCAGAACGCCCTCTTCCGCGCGCACAAGAACGTGCTGGCGGCCAGCAGCGCCTACCTCAAGTCCCTGGTGGTGCATGACAACCTGCTCAACCTGGACCATGACATGGTGAGCCCGGCGGTGTTCCGTCTGGTGCTGGACTTCATCTACACCGGCCGCCTGGCTGATGGCGCAGAGGCAGCGGCGGCAGCGGCCGTGGCCCCGGGGGCTGAGCCGAGCCTGGGCGCCGTGCTGGCCGCCGCCAGCTACCTGCAGATCCCCGACCTCGTGGCGTTGT AAAAGCGCCTCAAGCGCCACGGCAAGTACTGCCATctgcggggcggcgggggcggcggcggcggttaTGCACCCTACGGGAGGC GCCGTGGCCTTCGGGCCGCCACGCCCGTCATCCAGGCCTGCTACTCGTCCCCAGCCGGCCTCCGCCTCCACCCGCCCTCCGATCCT CCTTTCGTCCCTATGCCTGCATTGAACACTCACTGTCTCATTCTTACGCCTCTGttcccctgcccttcctctctctcttctctccttatctcctcttctcccctctcttcttccttccttccaaaaagCCCGCCGGGCTCCGCGCCTCCAGAGCGGCCGCCGGGCGAGCGCGAACTGCCCCCCGCGCCCAGACAGTCCTCCCAGCGCCGGCCCCCAGCCTACAAAGAGCCACCGCTCGCCCTGCCACCGCTGCCGCCGCTGCCcttccagaagctggaggaggctgTACCGCCTCCGGACCCGTTCCGTGGCGCGGCGGCAGCCCGGGACCCGAGCCCCCGGCCGCCCCGACGGACCCAGCCTTCCTATCGCTGGATGAAGCACGAGCCAGGCCTGGGCAGCTACGGCGACGAGCTGGGCCGGGAGCGCGGCTCCCCCAGCGAGCGCTGCGAGGAGCGCG GGGACCCGGCCGCTTCGCCCGGGGTACCCCCACTGGGCCTGGCGCCGCCGCGCTACCAGGCAGCTTTGGACGGGCCAGGCGCGGGCGGCGACGGCGACGACTACAAGAGCAGCAGCGAGGAGACGGGCAGCAGCGAGGACCCCAGCCCGCCCGGCGGCCACCTCGAGGGCTACCCATGCCCGCACCTGGCCTATGGCGAGCCTGAGAGCTTCGGTGACAACCTGTACGTGTGCATTCCGTGCGGCAAGGGCTTCCCCAGCTCGGAGCAGCTGAATGCGCACGTGGAAGCTCacgtggaggaggaggaagcgcTGTACGGCAGGGCCGAGGCGGCTGAGGTAGCGGCGGGGGCCGCCGGCTTGGGGCCCCCTTTTGGAGGCAGTGGGGACAAGGTCGCTGGGGCTCCGGGCGGCCTGGGCGAGCTGCTGCGGCCTTACCGCTGCGCGTCGTGCGACAAGAGCTACAAGGACCCGGCCACGCTGCGACAGCACGAGAAGACGCACTGGCTGACCCGGCCCTATCCGTGCACTATCTGCGGGAAGAAGTTCACGCAGCGCGGGACCATGACGCGCCACATGCGCAGCCACCTGGGCCTCAAACCCTTCGCGTGCGACGCGTGCGGCATGCGCTTCACGCGCCAGTACCGCCTGACAGAGCACATGCGCATCCACTCGGGCGAGAAGCCCTACGAGTGCCAGGTGTGCGGCGGCAAGTTCGCACAGCAACGCAACCTCATCAGCCACATGAAAATGCACGCCGTGGGTGGCGCGGCAGGCGCAGCCGGGGCGCTGGCGGGTCTGGGGGGGCTACCCGGCGTCCCCGGCCCCGACGGCAAGGGCAAGCTCGACTTTCCCGAGGGCGTCTTTGCTGTGGCCCGCCTCACGGCCGAACAGCTGAGCCTGAA CCAGGACAAGGCAGCCGCGGCCGAGCTGCTGGCGCAGACCACGCACTTCCTGCACGACCCCAAGGTGGCGCTGGAGAGCCTCTACC TGGCTAAGTTCACCGCGGAGCTGGGCCTCAGCCCCGACAAGGCGGCCGAGGTGCTGAGCCAGGGAGCGCACCTGGCCGCCGGACCCGACGGCCGGACCATCGACCGTTTTTCCCCGACCTAG